In Osmerus eperlanus chromosome 17, fOsmEpe2.1, whole genome shotgun sequence, a single genomic region encodes these proteins:
- the LOC134038067 gene encoding E3 SUMO-protein ligase ZBED1-like has protein sequence MTAQNELSLPLHKLITESPTRWGSRLKMMERVLEQEKAITQVLAGDKKTRHLVPTWQDIQVLESVTAALKPLQDFTDALSGEAYVSVSYLKPVINLLNAEVLNLSKDDTELTKEIKIKVLDYLNNKYTDPATDELLSMATFLDPRFKTRYMSAEKLEDIKVRAASETEALLVENTALGKSSLAEDHTDREKEASTAHQSGKKPKKSLGSFFKQTSSAPASCSERQIIEQELNSYILATAADSESDPLEWWRFHGSNFPRVSCLAKKYLCIPAQVPPLRGHSALGAMW, from the exons ATGACAGCACAGAATGAACTAAGCCTGCCCCTGCACAAGCTCATCACAGAATCTCCGACAAGGTGGGGATCTCGTCTGAAAATGATGGAAAGAGTCCTGGAGCAGGAAAAGGCCATTACACAGGTCCTGGCAGGGGACAAAAAGACACGGCACCTTGTACCTACCTGGCAAGACATCCAGGTCTTGGAATCAGTCACAGCAGCACTGAAGCCACTCCAGGACTTTACAGATGCCCTGTCAGGAGAAGCGTATGTGAGCGTGTCCTATTTGAAGCCTGTCATCAATCTGTTAAATGCAGAGGTTCTAAATCTGAGCAAGGACGATACAGAACTGACCAAAGAGATCAAGATCAAGGTTCTTGATTACTTGAATAACAAGTACACTGACCCTGCAACAGATGAGCTGCTCTCCATGGCTACCTTTCTAGATCCAAGGTTCAAGACCAGGTACATGTCCGCTGAGAAACTGGAGGACATTAAG GTGAGAGCTGCCTCAGAGACCGAAGCCCTCCTGGTGGAGAACACAGCCCTGGGAAAATCGTCTCTTGCAGAGGATCACACTGACAGGGAGAAAGAAGCTTCCACTGCTCATCAATCAGGCAAGAAGCCCAAGAAGAGCCTTGGGAGCTTCTTTAAGCAGACCAGCAGTGCACCTGCCTCATGTTCAGAGAGGCAGATCATTGAGCAAGAGCTGAATAGCTACATTCTGGCAACGGCAGCAGACAGCGAGTCTGATCCTTTGGAGTGGTGGCGATTTCACGGATCTAATTTTCCACGTGTGAGTTGTCTGGCAAAGAAATACTTATGCATCCCTGCACAAGTGCCCCCTCTGAGAGGGCATTCAGCACTGGGGGCAATGTGGTGA